One genomic window of Bactrocera dorsalis isolate Fly_Bdor chromosome 4, ASM2337382v1, whole genome shotgun sequence includes the following:
- the LOC105232008 gene encoding cytochrome P450 4d2, whose translation MLIELLLVMFALLVLGDYLLKKRRNDMIHYMPGPKPLPVLGNVLMYRGISQADIIDFILQNRQKYGTCYRVWLLNQLAVLFSDPADVEVLLSSSKYIKKNNFYDLLHPWLGTGLLVSNGRKWHARRKIITPTFHFKILEQFVEIFDQQSTVLVKKMAQYADGKTVLNIAPLLCLMTLDIIAETAMGTKVNAQTNPEFPYVSAVISVTYMFARRFTNAWQRIDWLFRLLSRKEAKLFYANIKLMHDFTDRIIVERRAVLEQELGINETAPNATDTEVGLKRRMALLDVLLQSSIDGKPLSNEDIREEVDTFMFEGHDTTSSALTFCLHLISRHPLVQAKLFEEIRKVLGADKDRPVTQRDLGELKYMECVIKESLRLYPTVPLIGRNFEEDVVIRGKPIPAGTNVTIGIYIMQRDPKYFPEPDTFRPERFLNESLEDGESRNTYVYVPFSAGPRNCIGQKFAMLEMKSTLSKILRHFELLPLGEELRPTLTIVLRSENGSQVGLKPRNYASTSNQVVD comes from the exons ATGCTCATCGAATTGTTGCTGGTAATGTTCGCTCTGCTCGTACTCGGCgattatttattgaagaaacGTCGCAATGATATGATACATTATATGCCAGGACCCAAGCCGTTGCCAGTGTTGGGTAATGTGCTCATGTATCGTGGTATAAGCCAAGCAG ACATTATAGATTTCATTTTGCAAAATCGCCAGAAATATGGAACATGCTATCGCGTATGGTTGCTGAATCAATTGGCGGTATTATTCTCAGATCCTGCCGACGTTGAGGTATTACTCAGCAGttcgaaatatattaaaaagaataaCTTCTATGATCTACTACATCCATGGCTCGGCACCGGTTTGCTCGTAAGCAACGGCCGTAAATGGCATGCGCGTCGTAAGATCATAACACCAACATTTCACTTTAAAATACTCGAGCAATTTGTGGAAATATTCGATCAACAGAGTACAGTGCTGGTGAAAAAAATGGCACAATATGCTGATGGAAAAACGGTACTGAATATAGCACCGCTATTATGTTTGATGACATTGGATATAATTGCAG AGACGGCAATGGGTACTAAGGTAAATGCGCAAACGAATCCTGAATTTCCCTACGTATCGGCTGTTATAAG CGTTACGTACATGTTCGCCAGGCGCTTCACAAACGCTTGGCAGCGTATTGATTGGCTTTTCCGATTGCTCTCACGCAAAGAAGCCAAATTATTCTACGCCAACATTAAGCTGATGCACGATTTCACAGATCGCATCATTGTCGAACGTCGCGCGGTGCTGGAGCAAGAGCTCGGCATTAACGAAACCGCGCCAAACGCCACCGACACCGAAGTGGGCTTGAAACGACGTATGGCGCTGCTGGATGTGTTGCTGCAGTCTAGCATTGACGGCAAACCGCTGAGTAATGAAGATATACGCGAAGAGGTGGACACATTCATGTTCGAGGGGCACGACACCACCTCTAGTGCGCTCACATTCTGTCTGCATTTGATCTCTAGGCATCCGCTGGTACAGGCCAAATTATTTGAGGAAATACGTAAAGTGCTTGGCGCGGACAAAGATCGCCCAGTGACACAACGCGACCTCGGTGAACTGAAGTACATGGAGTGTGTAATCAAGGAGTCCCTGCGCTTATATCCAACGGTGCCGCTAATTGGACGCAACTTCGAGGAGGACGTGGTTATAC GTGGCAAACCGATACCCGCCGGCACTAATGTCACCATCGGCATTTATATTATGCAGCGTGATCCGAAATATTTTCCCGAACCCGATACATTTCGACCGGAACGTTTCCTTAACGAATCCCTTGAAGATGGCGAATCGAGAAATACGTACGTTTATGTGCCCTTCAGTGCTGGTCCACGCAATTGTATTGGTCAGAAATTTGCCATGTTAGAGATGAAGAGCactttaagtaaaatattacgGCACTTTGAGTTGCTGCCGCTGGGCGAAGAATTGCGGCCAACATTGACTATAGTATTACGCTCGGAGAATGGCAGTCAAGTGGGCTTAAAGCCGCGTAATTATGCTTCAACGAGCAACCAAGTAGTGGATTAA